DNA sequence from the Acidimicrobiales bacterium genome:
TCCCGCCGACCACGTCGTCGGCCTCGAGCACCATGGCGTCGCGCCCCGCCTTGGAGAGCTGGTAGGCGGCCGTGAGGCCGGCCGGCCCTGCGCCGATCACCAC
Encoded proteins:
- a CDS encoding FAD-dependent oxidoreductase — translated: MELGELTQTTAWRDDRPVVVIGAGPAGLTAAYQLSKAGRDAMVLEADDVVGG